The sequence GGTAAAGGGTTCAAAAGACCCCAATTCGAACTTATGAAACCAGGTTAGAAGTAGTTGAAAATTTGTGAACCTTTTGACTAACTGTGAATTAGTACACCAATTTTGGACATGTAGTTGAATTTTGTTAACTGGGTACGAAGAAATTCAGTTCTCCTAAGGAGTTCAAAATTCTTTCGTTTTCTAATTTTTAAATTGATTATGATAGAGTTGTTGGATATGACACACAGGGGAAAATTAGTATTCTGAAAACTCCTATTACCAGATAGCATAATAGAGCAAGTTTTCAGATTAAGGGTGGTTTTGTGAAAAATGAGATGTTgtctgattttattttattttaggggAGTCACTAATTGTTTAGTAaaaccatgttagaatacgggcatccaactcaaaaccaatccaactcaaaaccaattggcaatgagtggataggccctaagagattataaaccgcaggatcttagatgcccagacaatgtgggactaataatctcaacacgccccctcacgtgtagtctcgttgggtctaacacgtggacaataaatcgggtgacgcggagtaaaggcgcggtcagtgactcgtcgcaaatagcctgctctgataccatgcaactcaaaaccaattggcaaggagtggagaggccctaagaattataaaccgcaggatctcaGATTGCCCAACAaggtgggactaataatctcaacacgccctctcacgtgtagcctcgttgggtctaacacgtggacaattaaatcgggtgaagcggagtaaaggcgcggtctaatgactcgtcgcaaatagcctgttctgataccatgttagaatacgggcatccaactcaaaaccaattggcaatgagtggagaggccctaagagattataaaccgcaggatcttagatgcccaaacaatgtgggactaataatctcaacacgccccctcacgtgtagccttgttgggtctaacacgtggacaattatcGGGTGACCCGGAAGGCGTggtcaaatgactcgtcgcaaatagcctgctctgataccatgttagaatacggacatccaactcaaaaccaattggcaatgagtggttaggccctaagagattataaaccgcaggatcttagatgcccagacaatgtgggactaataatctcaacaaaccAAGATGATTAGATGCACCAGCTGTGTTTAACTTGGTATAACCATTAGGTGGAGCTGATatattcttttctctttttatccTTTTGTTACCGATCCGTACTTGTATAAATATGAGCCTCATCCTTTCATCGTTTTTTCATAGTTACAGACTTTCAATCTGATATGCtttctaatgtgacaaaattctatttttcttttttctagctTTGATCGTGACTGGAAGAAGATTGAAGCATTTATTGGGACAAAAACTGTTATACAGGTATTAGTGTATCCAGTTTGTCTAAATTATTTTAAGCTTAAATCAGTTCTTCTTTGTACTACTGTGGATCGAAAAATTGAGCTTTTTGTGTCATTATGCGGTGTTTCGGCTTTTGAACTGGTACAAATGAATGTTGAAAAGATATGAGGTTTATTCCTAGATAAAAAGAAGATTAAATCAAAATGGCGAGCACGTACGTAAGTTCTCCTTCGAAATTTGTTAGTTTGTCTACATAAAGTTAGATTGGGATTAATTGTCTACTTAAGGGCTTGGTTGATCTGTTAAGTTGGGAAATCATCACAAGAATTGACCTTCAATATGACTCTATTCCCTAGGTTTCATATGAACTTGAATATAACCTTTCTCTGGATGTCAACCATTGGACGTACTCTACTATAACTAACTAACAACGTTAAGcgaaataaaaagacaaatatAGTAAAATACACTCACGAAGTTATAGGCTACATTAATTTCGTAATCAGCAACAATTCGCATTTTTAAATGTCTCTCACTGTTATTTGTTTCCGGCGATTTCCTACCTCTGTATTCCACTTGTTTGTATAAATTGTTCATCTTATAAACGGCACAACAAACAGTGGTATCTATCTTCTCAGCATAAGGGTTGGTTGATTAGCACTAATGACCTATATCTATCATGAAGTAACAGTAGTGAGTGTGATTTTGCAGACTTACCAACGTCAAAACCAGTTAGAACCTCCCATGTGACTGCTGGAAGTCTGATATCAAAATTTTGGAAGTCTAACACTCTTAGATGCTAGTCTGGGTTGTGCTGAGTTTAGACCCACTAGTCAAGGGAGATTGGACCATCTCTCCCAAGAGGCATGACTGGTGGTGACCGGTCAATCAAATCGAACCCAGTCAGTACGCGAGGATGCTCCCACATCAGTGTCCCCTACTGAGTAGTCGGAAGTCGATATCTCTTGCTGTCTACCACTTAGAAAAGGGAGATTGGAGCATATCTCCCATATCCCACTAGCACCGCTGATCAGTAATATGCTATTGTTATTGTTGGTAATAGGAATTTTGAGGAGTTGAGAAACTTATATAGACTGGAATCACTGAGGAGTTGAGAAACTTATATAGTCTGGAATCACTGATAACTTGAAATACAGTTTATTTCAAAATTGTAAAGTCTGGCTTTGTGATAATTGGGCCATCCAGGTTCCCTTTTCCAACCAGTCACAGGCTTTTCATCTTGTCATTTCTGGTTATATTTTGACGTCACTAGTGACAAAATTCTTCTGAGCATTTCTATTTATTTAATGAGTGTGGTAATTTATCTTTATATTCATCTGGTTTGGAATGCTGGGATTTTGCAGATACGTAGTCATGCACAGAAGTACTTTTTGAAAGTTCAGAAGAATGGGACAAGTGAACATGTGCCACCCCCTCGGCCAAAACGGAAGGCAGCTCATCCATACCCGCAGAAAGCCTCTAAAAATGGTCAGTGTAATTTACATAAATAGTTTCTGTCATGCACTGACAGTTGTTTTCCTTTCTGTTTCTAGGATAATTGTTTTTACCATTCTCATTTTCTTGCAATTGGCAGTTCTGGTGTCTCCGCAAGGGATGGGGCCTTGTCATGCTTCAGTCCCTTTCCCCGAACCGGGATACATCGTCAGGCCTGATTCATCGTCAATGCCAACGAACTCCAATGCTAATCCAGCATTGTCTTCATGGCATCACAATTCTGCACCATTGATGGATGCATCACGTATTACCCAAGGTTTGTTTATTCTTAGTCTCACACTGATAatattaattgttttcttgtccAAGATCAAAAACTGTACATCTGTATCAACAGCTTTCTGATTGTGCTTTAATTATAGATAATATGGGATCTGGAAGACCTACTACTGTAAATAATTGCTGTAGTAGTAGTGAAAGCACCCCCAGGAAATGGGCTGCAAGTGAAATGGCTGATCATGGCCCGCCATTGAAAGGTGAGTATCTTTCTATTGCAGTATGATTATTCTAagtaataaatagaaaaaaaatatttatgttCTTCTGCGTAGAAAACATAGTAGGAGATTAAAATAATTTTGCTTCACTTTTAAAGCAAGTGCCCGCGGGTGCCTATTAAGTAATCTTATCCGTGGTGCATTATATTTGCAATGTACGTGCATGCTACTCTTGTAATTATGTTGAAACTATTTTCTATGGTACAAGAATAAAATGGTATTATCTTACTTTCCTTGATaaaaaatcatcaatttatcGAAGACCTTAGTCTTATTAGCTTTTAGAAATGCTTATTGAGACATCACATGCTAATGAAAAGTAGATCCTGGAAATTGGGGCTTATGCTGCAAATGCAACTTTATTGAGATGAGTTATCTTTGGCGTTATCTTTGTATAGAATCATTTTCTAACACAAATATGCTCCAGTTTCAGTGTTATGGTACACAACCTTTTTTTCCCTTTCAAAATAATTACTACCAAATACCAAGTGTCAGTGTTCACTAATTCATGGTTTAAATTACTACTGCATGGTTTTAGAATTCTATTAAGTTGTTGAGCGCCAAAAAAAGAAGTACCGTAAAAAACTTAGACAGAGCCGTGATGCAGCCCTGGCAACACAGCTTACAAGTGATCTATCAGTAAGTGTCTGCAAAATAACTTAAGCGTTGAAGTTCACTCCACTATAACAGGTGTCAATATCCTGCAGATGTAGGTTAATGAGTTGCTGCACATGCAATGGGGTTATGAAAGTTTGATAGTCACTCTGATGCCAATTCCTAACCCTGGTCACTGTTCTTTCATCTCTATGTAATTTCTAacagataaacggaagagcctctcCAGTACCCGAATTCTTTTTACTTTATTctattttttgaatctttttattttcattattattattatgagatTCAAAATCGAGGAATTTGGTGTATGACATGCCTATGATGTCTATCTTCTTGCATATGACTCTTGTAGTCTAGTTATACTTCGAAGTTTGGCTGACAATTGCACTTGCACATGACCATGAAGTTTGACGACAATGTTTCGTTATATTTGTTTGATGCAGTTATGCCTGATTTTTCTCAAGTCTACCGCTTCATCGGCAGTGTGTTTGACCCCGAGACAACTGGTCACTTGCGGAAACTTAAGGAAATGGATCCAATTGATGTTGAAACTGTATGTCTTTTTTAAAACTTAAACGATTTTGATCAATCTACTTACCAAGAAATTTTGAATTCATGTGCAGTTCAGTTAGCTTAAAGGTGCACTTTTTGTGACACTATATATTGTTTACTCCTGCTTGCTTTAGACTGTAGCTGCTTACACTATCATATTGCTTAAGAGTATTGGATGTTATCCATGGTTTTGGTGTTCATGTGCTGTCTATTCGTAGAATAGTTTGGATGTCATATTTGCTGGTGTGACCATGCTACTAGTGATTTTTCTTCTAGTGTATCCCTAGATGCTGTATTTTACTAGTCATGATTCAGTGGCTTCTGTTTTTATACAGCACAACTAGATCAGATAGACTGACCTTTCGCATGTTAATTGGTTGTCCATTAGTTGCATAGACAACGCCTGTGTTTCAGTTATATTTGAGTTGGCTTTCGTCATACAAGATAGTAGAAGACTATGTTAAATTAGGGATTGATACTTGCTGAAAGGAGAAATAATCTTATATTTTGAATAAAATTAAGGCTGTGGGAATATTGCTTGTATACTGGAATAGTCAAGTACGCCATCAGCCATTTGTGATTTAGGATTTCTAACTTGGATAATGCATGCAGACTGGATTATCTAAAAACCTGCTTTTAGTGGCCCTACCACGAGACCCTATGGTCCCTATCTTCGCTTAAAACTTGCTAGTAACCCGTCCAGAAATAATTGATTATTGTGTGGATTTGGTGCTATGAATGGTTTGCTCAAGCGTGCTACTATTGTTATTATTGACTTAAGTTCTGTTTTGTGCCAGGTATTATTGTTAATGAGAAACCTCACAGTCAACTTGTTGAGTCCTGATTTCGAAGATCATGTAAGTTCCCACCCCTCATAAACTGCATCTAAATTTGTCTTGGCTCTACTATTCATAACCAGGGGAGGATTTGACTTTTCCGGAAACTGTCGTTCTTAGTTAGGTGAAAATGAATTGATCATACTGATGTTCATTTTAGTCATGTTAGCAATTATAGTGAACACCATAGCAGCTGTTCTGAGTTCTTTCATTTTGCTCAAGGACTAAATATGTTGGTGAATGTTCAGCACAATGTcctgattctatatattgtttaGAGTACAGTTATGTGGAAAGACGTTTAACAGATGGACCAGTTTTTCTAATTCTGTCCCTAACAACTTAATTTTTCTCGAAATTATTAAACTACATTGTTAAATTTAATGAGTTTTTGTTTGATGTTTCTGAAATGAATGGTTCTATTTCCTTTGACACCCATTACAGAGAAAGTTGCTCAAGTCTTATGATGCTGACTTGgagaaaacaaaatcagaagGTGCTTCTATTACTACACCTCCAGTGCAGGTAGGGAGAAGAATCAAAACTTAGATAAAATCAGCATATTATTTTTCTCCGTATAGATATGCTCCGTCAATTCGATGCTTGACAAAACACCTGTTGATTGTCAAATTAATAAGTGTTCCGAGGAGAAAAGGGAGTGACCTGTGAGCACTTCAAAATGATAACAAGGCCGATATCTCTgccttttttttgtatttgtaagGGTTTTTTTTATTGCAAGAGAATGTCAGCTAGTAGTTTGGTGAAATATGTCTTCCCGGTCTTTCCAGCTTAAAGTGTTGGATGTTTGAATGGACCCAAAATTTCATTTTATGTTGTTTGTGTATCTAATCTAGCGAGAGAAGAGCCTTTGTAAATCAGTAAATTTGATACTATACTGTAAATATCTGTAGCTGTCACCTGGAAAAGAGGTTATATTTGTACAGAGTTCAGGAGCACTGTATTAGGTTTTTGTTTAGGTTAGTATACTTTTgatgatcttgtttgattatacAGTGAGAGTAGTATTTAAATAAATCTTTGTGGTCTATCTTGGTtaagtgtttttttttaatacaatTTGTTAAGTGTTTTACTAATCtattccctccgttcttttttaataggccagttttgtttttagcgaaatttaaggaaattaagagaactaatcattgaaagtggtcctcatgacacttgtcaataaaagaagtgaagtgaaatggtcccaataacacttgttagcaaaagaagtaaagtgaagtggtccacatgacacttgtcatcaaaagaagttaagagaaaagtggtcccaaaaaattaaaataacatttgactttcccaattaggaaactggcctatttttttgaaacttttttttatagaaactggcctattaaaaaagaacggaggaagTATATGTTAACGCATGAACTACTATGCTTATCTAGCTTATCCATTTACATGAATTTCTATGCTTATCTAGCTTATGTTGGTGATAAACAGCTCAATCAGACATTCCTGGGGGACAAAACAATGTCAGCTTGGCGTTTGTGGTCCATGGGAACCAACCGCTTGATTTTATAAGAAGCCTATTATTGGGGCctcacattccaatagaggggtttcactaataggacaaaaacgggtcactagCTAGTAATTTCAAAAACCCCATATATAATTATTTTGTATAATGGCAAAATTATCCCcagtttattagtgataattaTCTAATTAAGTTAGAGAATCAAATTAGATTAACGGTTTTGATTTAGATAAAATTCCTGATTTAGATCAGATTATGCTTTTGATTAAATGTATTTTCTTGCAATCTACGGCTAGGAAATGAAGAACTCCTGGCCGTAACTGGCTTGAAGATTGTTTACGAGTAAGAATTCTAAATCCCAACCTAACCGACAGAAGATTCAATATGtctttttcatcttcagttcaccgGCAACCCCAGCGGGAGTAAATATTAAAATTGCCAAGGAGTTGAGCTCTGCGGATCGGGCGAAAACTGAGTTAACTCGGTTTTCATTTTTACCCTCTAATCCTTCatctgtttgtgatttctttgatTATGATCCAATTTTGTCTAATTCATTAGTTCGTGTTTATTCCTTTTCGttttacttttagattttttaaacatgaAGCTCATATTATAATAATCTCTTTTATGCTTTATATTTAATCTCTTTCACTATTACTGTGAGTCCTAATCATATTCACTGTTTTGTTATTCTCAAATCTACCTTTGATTTCTAATTCAGTGTCAATTCTAATGAAGTTTTAATCTCTTTTTGCAGGCCTTTTTGATCTAGATATGGACCAAATCCTGTTTTGGATCTTTGTTCTAAAACTATGCATCTTTCTCCTGACATTGTTGTCAACTATGGCTGTTTTGCCGATAAACAACAGATTACTCCATCCAACAATGTTGTCAAGCTACAAAAGTTCTTCGTTAAGTTTTTCTCACTATGAGAACCATAATCCTAGCCCCATTAAGCTGTTTAGAACCATGAGCGACCAGATTTTTCTACCAAGTCAATACCCGATTCAgaataacaaaattcaaaaaatcttGTTTCCTCCCTTAACCACCCGTAACTCTAGGAACTACCATTATTTTTCGGAGTCCATGCAAACAAAATCTAGAAGATCTAATATTTCCTGTTTCTGGATTTATTCTCCGCCAGTTTTAAGGAAACAGTTTATACGCGTCATTGACTATAATAATTGCTTCTCCAAAATTGCCAAAGAAAACCCTAAACCCTGCAACTCGAGATAATTCCTAAACCCTAAGCAACATTGTCCCATTTTCTTTGATATGGATACTCAATCTCCCAACAACCTAAGCTCTATCACGGAGAAAATGAAGACTGCCACGATTGGATCCAGAGGTGCCATCGGGTCCTCAAAGAACATTAATGAAGCTGcaaatgaatggaaaaattgCTTGATTGGAAAGTTAATAACTGATGATGAAGAGATTGAAAATTCTGAAGTGAAGGATGAACTAAACCTGCTATGGAAAAGCTACAGAAAGAGGGAAGTCAAAACTGTGGGTAAATATCTTTATGTTTTCAAGTTCAACTCTGACAAAGATCTGAAGGATGTTCTGAAAAAGTCTCCATGGATTGCACAAAGAAGCTTAATGGCTCTACAGATTTATACCACTGCGATTgcgtataaagactatgtttttGATAAGCAAGAATGGAACGTTCAGTTTAAGGGACTGCTGTTAGAACACCatcatgttgttgttgtcgatgAAGCTATTGAAGATCTGGGAAAGAAAATAAGTACACTTCCTAAAAACTGCAGGCCGCGTGGTGGAAATATGATAACTGCAAGGATTGAGATAAATCTCAAAAAGCCTCTCAAGAGAGGAGAATGGTGGAACACGAACTCAGGAGAACCAACCTGGATTCGTTACCATTGGGTTAAACAACCCCATAGCCTATGCCCAAAGTGTTATGTAGTTGATCATGATGATACCAATTGTGAAGAAGTAGCTGAATACTTAAAAGAAAGATCTATGACACAGGATGAATATGAAGAGCACCTCAAAACCAAGAACAATGTTGATGCTGAAGATGTGGTTAATCAGAACAACACTGGTGATGATTTTGTTCATGTTGAAATAGAAACAGATCCAGTTGATGATATGGATAATGCTAGGACTACTAAAAGAGCCAGAAATCAAAACACTCAAACACTTGGAGATAACCCTTCCATACAAGGTCCCATTTTAGATGCTCATGGTGGGGCGGGAAATATTATGGATACAAATAATGCTAATGTTGAACTCATGGATGGAGTAATCATGGATAATCCAGAGAAACTAGATGCAAGCATTTTGGATGGTGTCATTCAGACTCAAGTTGGCCACGCAAACTTGGTAATATACTCTActttcactattttctcttctcCTGTTAgaattcttttagtttatagttGCTGTCTTTTTCATTTAAGGTTTCATTATTTTGCGTCTACTTGTGATTTCTATATCGTCATAATGAGAGTTTTAGCTTGGAATTGCCAAGGCTTTGCTAGTAAGACCACTAGGGATCATTTAAAAGACCTGATATGTAGGTATAATCCAGACATAATCTTTATCTCGGATGCTAAGATAGGTGAAGTTAAAATGAAAAAACTCATCAAACTCTTTAAATATCCTAATAACAAATTAATACCTTCAGCAGGATTGGCTGGAGGATTAATCCTCCTGTGGAAAGATGGTTTCCACTTTAAGGTTGTGAATGCAGAATCGTGGATTTTTAATTGTTTGGTGCAGGACGATCCTTCAAAACCAGAGTGGTTACTGACTTGCATTTATGGCTCCTCCTACCCTAATAACAAAGAGAAGTAGTGGACTTATATAAATAATCTGAGTTCAAATGTTAAGCAGCCATGGGTAGTGCTGGGAGATCTGAATTTGGTCTTCAAAAATGAGAATCGCATCTGTCATTCGTCAAATATGCTTCATACTTCTAATATCTCCACTTCAGTCACTTCTTCGTCAAGGGATTCTAATTATGTCAAACTTATTCATGATGCTGGTttggaagatctgggttatactGGCAGATCATTTACCTGGTCAAGCAATGTTCATGGCACGGAAATACGACGATCAAGACTTGATAGAGCTTTAGTAAATGGGGATTGGATCATCAACTTTGATGATGCTAAACTTCTTCATCTTCCCCAACTTGGTTCAGATCACTGCCCCATTATGttagaaacttcttcaactaaTGGATACATTAGGAGGAATTGTAAGTACTTCCAATGCTATGAAAGTGATGCATCTCTCAAAGACGAAGTAGCAGCTGCCTGGAGAGTACCAGTTCAAGGTTCACATGCATATTAATTGTCAGAACATCTTATTACCACCAGGCGCTATGTGTCAAAGTGGAATAGAGAAAAATTTGGCAATATACAAAGTAATATACATCTTTTACACCAACAATTGGAGTCAGTGCAACAAGAAATTCCAAACTCAAATACTGCTCAGCAAGTTCAGCACATTGAGAATCAGATTGAACACTGGCATCAAGTGCAAAGTGACTTTTGGGGGCAGAAAGCAAGAGATGAATACTATCTCCAAATGGATAAGAACACAAGGTACCATCATGCAAATGCAAATAGAAGGAGATCGAAAAACAATATTACAACATTAAAGGATGAAGGTGGACAATGGTGCACTACAAGAAATGACCTGGAAAAGCTTCTAGTAAAACATTACAGTGATCTACATACTTCTTCATCACCAGCAAGAAATGAAGCTATTCTTCAGTGTATCCCTCAAGTCATCACACATTCAGATAATGTGGAGCTCACTCGAGTACCAGAGAATGATGAAATTCTTAAAGCGTTAAAGGACATGAAGTCATGGAAGGCACCTGGTCCGGATGGTTTCCCTCCAGGTTTCTTCAAATCTCATTGGGAAATTGTTGGTAGAGATGTCACGGAGATGGTGAAACAGTTTTTTCGTACTGGTTTTATTCTCAAGAGCATAAATACTACTAATGTTTCTCTCATTCCAAAAACTAAGAACAAGCAGTTTCCTTCATACCTTCGTCCAATTTCTCTCTGTAATACGTCATATAAGATTATCTCGAAGATTCTTGCATCTAGAATGAAAAGAATTATGGGTAAAATTATATCTCCACTACAGGCAACCTATGTTCTAGGGAGACAAATATCAGACAATATACGTCTTGCTCAAGAGATAGTTCACACTATGAACAATAAAAAAGATCCAATCAAATATTTTGCTTTGAAGTTGGACATGTCAAAAGCGTTTGACATGATCGAATGAGCTTTTCTCATTGATGTTTGGTAGGTTCGgtaacctacaataaaatactgcaagtgcacagtgtctcactaatagaacaatggcaagtacaggtcgttcccacgaggagtgtgaaaatactacttctaactaataccaagaccaaataatcaaatagataatgtttaatgagttttcagaaatttgaaacaaaatgaaacaataaataattttaacgaaaaacagaatgatagaaggttgctaggattttcggtttccaccaattaattatgcaaactctactaatctttaaaaatctattccatgcattttcaaatattgtttctccgctctaattttcttcgcttcatgactagtgattctaaagcattacctatctatccttgcataccacgtcttgggatttaaccgaagcacgaaatatcaattcaaaagcttaaataatcaagaaaatcacatgaacaataaaataccaagctatatgaagaaaaactactagtcatttaaatcattactgagcatataaatgtagagtttacacaattaaattggtttctacccaaaccctaacataactctagctagacatggctttctcaaaaaccataaacatattaaaatcaaactttagctaaagaaaaacgaagaatcgaaaacaaaactccaaaatccttctcctgtttctcttccagctctgtggccgggcgccccctggtatattttgaaacaacacataaatatagctcacaaatgaattcacgtttttcttcttcgtcgctacatcacctcccaatagaagtctgccacatgtcatgaaaatataaattcacccaatgatgttgtgccgcgtgtcataatatgacgagacattgtaaagtatcaccgaatctccactttcaatagtatatgaatttcatttagaaagcatgatattttcttgcatgtgctgggtcccaccttaactgtatttgcaaaataacatcagttggcttcaaatattccttcagatttttatataaatatagcaagagaacttatgtaaggacaagatatattaatctttcctttttcttcatttgcacgtggtcatggaggtgatattcttccattcttatgctaacaataataaagtcactcttgaccaatcttaggtggcattagtgtgctgacatcgactcgcttcaccatgcattaattgagattAAGAATTGTCTGCCCGTTGTGAACTCGTGAGTGCCAAACCAGTGACACTATCCAACTGAATTTTAATTCTTCCCACGTCTATAGGAATTGTGAACTTAATCATGTACTACTTTTTCCTTGCAAGTTCATAAGGCTCCGTTTATGTTTGGTGCCGCGCTGTGGTGCTGATACATaggaataccaggccagccacatttacccattttagtcgcaaatgtcatttgttgtttatttaaccacttatttttcaggtgattggatttgtttgtaattcctgcaaaagccttaaaacaatattattagccaaaTAATGAGGCCTAGCTAATGTAAATATGGGTACAATTGTGTCGCATttgcgtgcttatcaacacccccacacttacatttttgctagtcctcgagcaaaacaaaacccactacacagctggtcatatcgaacatttttttagacccgctatacagctggtcatgacaaataacgtataaaagacccgctacacatatGGTTATAACATGTAAGACAAGCataaaaagacccgctacacagctggtcatatcatgtaagaaaaatgaagaagacccgctacacagctggtcatcctaatttatttatttttaaagcctAACGAAGGtgtcactcccccacacttacacattacattgtcctcaatgtaattgagtcatccaacgtagaaattaaggtgggaaattataaatgcaaaaagtaagcaaataaaaaaaaaactagaagaaaagggaacaaatctgatgggttgactcccatgaagcgaaatgtatttgtttccttgCTTTCAGTAGCACGtaatctcaaaaaaaaatgaggttggtaccccaaagtaagctgccaatcatatatatagagtctgaaaagttggggatcaacccaaccaacCCGGTCATCTGAAAAGAAGATCCTGCAGCAAGAATGATTAGTACCTAGAGATCTAAAAC comes from Papaver somniferum cultivar HN1 chromosome 7, ASM357369v1, whole genome shotgun sequence and encodes:
- the LOC113299231 gene encoding protein REVEILLE 6-like, which gives rise to MVSSKPGETGFYLDPSSMGVTATQTTIATPTSSSEDLSKKIRKSYTITKSRESWTEQEHDKFLEALQLFDRDWKKIEAFIGTKTVIQIRSHAQKYFLKVQKNGTSEHVPPPRPKRKAAHPYPQKASKNVLVSPQGMGPCHASVPFPEPGYIVRPDSSSMPTNSNANPALSSWHHNSAPLMDASRITQDNMGSGRPTTVNNCCSSSESTPRKWAASEMADHGPPLKVMPDFSQVYRFIGSVFDPETTGHLRKLKEMDPIDVETVLLLMRNLTVNLLSPDFEDHRKLLKSYDADLEKTKSEGASITTPPVQVGRRIKT